A stretch of Macadamia integrifolia cultivar HAES 741 chromosome 7, SCU_Mint_v3, whole genome shotgun sequence DNA encodes these proteins:
- the LOC122084676 gene encoding EPIDERMAL PATTERNING FACTOR-like protein 2: MGCSQDYCNCSHRYRHLMASFFILLLSSSTQARLMAKGRANVKLFEVTHEEKEVVSHIGSRPPTCQGKCSSCEHCEAVQVPAVPQQKSRNTTHSSKMSTIAYSRGQDNSNYKPMSWKCKCGDMIFNP, encoded by the exons ATGGGTTGTAGTCAAGACTACTGCAATTGCAGCCATAGATATCGCCATCTTATGGCTTCTTTCTTCATACTTCTGCTCTCGAGCTCGACCCAAGCAAGATTAATGGCAAAAG GTAGAGCTAATGTTAAATTATTTGAGGTCACCCACGAAGAGAAAGAAGTGGTAAGTCATATTGGTTCGAGGCCACCAACATGCCAGGGGAAGTGTAGCTCTTGTGAGCACTGTGAGGCAGTTCAGGTCCCGGCAGTCCCGCAACAGAAAAGTAGAAACACTACACATTCCTCAAAGATGTCGACCATAGCCTACTCCAGAGGCCAAGATAACTCAAACTACAAGCCCATGAGTTGGAAGTGCAAATGTGGGGATATGATCTTCAATCCATGA